ACTGCTCCTAAGCTTTCTGCAAGAAGCCTCCTCCACACAGAGCTCTACATAAACTTGTCCAAGTCTCTCCCTACCAAAACTTAATCAAAAAATACAGAACCCCTTCAAACTGCCTTTGTTTCTTGCAAAAACTGTCAGCACAAGAAGACAACCAAGCAGCCTTTGTTAATCAGGTGGGATGGTCTTCCAGGAACCTCCTCAAAGGCTTTCCTTCAACACACGTGGGACCTGCAGACAGAATGAATGCAGGGAATACTCTTGGCTTTCTTCTTAGGGCACCTTTTCCCATGTCCCACGGAAGCCAATGCAGCACATCAACAACACTCCCTTGGCCATCAGGAGTCCTCATTCCTACCCACCAGAGCTCAGAGAAAGCACACAGGACTAACAAACTAACAAACTCCTGAGGATCAGCACTAaccccagcatcctgcagccTGGTTACCTCCAGCCTTGCAACTGGCTACTTAAAAGCTCACCATACACCATCTGTTTGCCCAGAGGGACCTCCAGCCAGTCAGCACAAGCAACACACTGAGATATTGTCCTAGGAACACAGGTAAGGGATCAGAAATGCTGTCCAAGGACTAGGAGCACTTCTACACTGCACAATATATCAACTGTTATGTGGCCACACTATCATCTGCTGTTGTACACCCTGTCTATATTAAAAGTCTCACAAAACATTTCTGTCATGGTCTGGCCCCTGCCGTGGAGAGTCTGAAAAACCCACCAGCTCTGCAGGACGTTCTACAGGCGTGGCTGGGAGGAGAGATCTCAGACTAAAAGAAAACACCAGAGCACAGAAGGCAGTAAAGCCACAGATTGCTTAGAGGGCCGAGATCCAGTTCTGAATCCAGCAACTTTAGTCCAAGTGTGAGGCCGGTCAGGAAGGTCAGCTATGACAGTGAGGGATCCTAAGCACCAGTGCCGCACCATTGCGTCACGGCGAACGGATTTACTTTACAGAGAAACGGAGCTGTACAATGCTCTCCCAAATGCTTTCCAGCGGCAGCATTTAAGCTTTGAGGCAAACGCTGCCAcgctgggccgctgctctcggCAGCTCGGGCCGCCACTCACCTGCGCCGGCACTGCGCcgctccccggccccgccgccctccgCGGGCGGCGCTTCCGCCCGGCCGCCGTCACTTCCGCCCGCGCGGCCGGGCTCCAGCTGCTCGCGGGGAGTTCAACTGAGTTAACCGAGCGCTCCTCTCGGCCTTTGACGCCTTCATCACGGCCCCGCTTCCCGGCACTCTGGTCACGGCTGCCCGCTGCTTCCGGCCGGCCCCCGCTCCTGGAGGGACGTCCCGCCGCCGAGCCGCGGCCGTAGATTCGCCCTGCGCTTGTGCGGCCCGGGGCAGCTCCGCCGGCGTTCTCCTGGGTCCAAACCGGCACCTGCACCCCACAGCGAGTGTGTGCACACAGAAACGCATTCATGTCCAcgcagagctgtgcctgtcaTTACCGGATGGCGTGGCCGGGCCCGAGACCGGGGGTGTtttgggagagcagatgcatAAAGATCTGTGAACATGGCTGTAATTCATTATTCATGCCCCCCAGTGCTTCATTTCTTATGGGAGTGAGTCCTTCCCAAAACAGTGAGCCCACCTGGTCCAGCCCAAGCTCCAGTGAGGATCTGTGCCTGTTCTCGTGCTCAGAGAATACACTTCCCAGGTGAAAAGGCTGAAAGTTGACCAAGCACTAAAATCAATAACCAGCATTAAAATCAAAGCTCCTGCAAGTTCCAACAGCTCTCTCATAGTTTCTAATAAAGCTTGGCATGTATTACAAATAATCAGTCATGGTTTTTATCCCTTCACAAATCTGTGATACTAAAGCAAAATTACAATCAGGAGCAAGTTTTATCCAATATGGTCACTGAAAGCACTTATATCTATGGAAACAAAGGTAATCCTTCATTCTGTCAGCAGACAGCCAGCCTTAACTATATTGTCAGGGAAACTGGACTGTGATTAACTCATTAAAAATTGGaatgaaaattacatttttttttaatgctaggCCTCAAACATCTCCCTCAGCTTCATGTTTTCTGATGAGCAACCATGTTCCTGACATGGTAAAGTCGACAACTGCACTATTTTAGGTCATTGAGCTCTCCTTGAAGTAGGAATCAACTTGAAGATGTCCCTTTAGGAGCACTACATAACCAAGAGTGACTGTGATTCTAACCGTATGATCAGACATATGATTCTGGCAGAGATGTTTAAGTGGTTAGTGCTGTTACATCTGGTGTGCTTATAGATGCTTCTAGCAGGAGGAATAAATAGATCTGTTCTTAATTACATTTTGGAGATTTGCAGAAGGGAGCCTCAAGAGTGGTTGGAGTGCTTCTCTAGTGCTGCCCTGCCAGACTGCAGTTCATCAGCTGGGGGAGCTCTGCTTTGTGCTCCCTGAAGCAAAAGAAAGCATATTAAAGTCAAACCTAGCTCAGGAATAGCAGTGCCTGCTGAGAAATGGAGTGTCAAATGCTCTGTTTCACTGAAAATAACTGCTaccccaccaccaccatctgCCACTTAATATTGTTGTTCCCAATTTGTGCTGATTTGGGATGCAAGAAACACTTTGAAATAATTGTGCAGGTTTCTTGCACTTACACttcaagagcagcagcttctcatCCTTTTTCTGTGGAACCACCCACCCTCCTGATGGCTCCAGGACTCTGTTGCTACCACAGGTCTGGCTGATCGAAGTGAGGAGTCTAAGGTGTCCTTTGGCTCCTAGCTGCCGTTTGTAATCATTGCTTCTGGGGCAGTGAAGGTCAGGTGGGGCTGCTCCAAAATCTATTGAAATCAACAGATTGTGCCTCTGATTGAAGCAAAATGAGAAACCAAGGGTTTAGGTTTTGCATTACTCATCTTCAGGCCATACATCAGAGCACCAGAGGTTTACAGAAGGCTGGGGCAGGTGCAGTGGTGCCAGCAGATTTCTCTCTGCCCCTTTGAGGCTTTCCTGGGGCTGAACTTGGGAATGCTTTCCCATGCACCCCATGGGCACAGTTCAGTTCTCCCAGCTGGACAGTAAGGCAGGGAGGCCGTGGCACTGCTTGCCTTGGAATGTGTTTGGGTGAAGCATTGGGGCTGCTTAGACTGACAGCTGCTTCTGGTTCTGGCTCAAGACAGCCATGAGCATTTTCCCTCCCTGACTCCTCTCACACtggctgcacagcttctgtggccACACACACAGTGTCTCTTAGCGTGCAGGTGAAATgaggaaacaattttttttgccagaaaGACATACCAATAGAATGTATTTGATTTTAATTACTGCAAGACAGGAATGCTTCCCATCAGAGCTGCCAGAGTTGTATGTATCTTTCCTTCATTCCATCAATTATTTACCTCCAGTTTTAATAATACAGTTAAGGGCACTATATATAGCTTCTGCTCTATCAATAAATCATGCGTGTGTGTCTTCATATTTATCTTATGAAATTATAAGTACCAACATGCTTGCATGGATTTGCTAAGGAATTCTAGCAATGGAATTCCCAGCAGTGCATGTCTTGGAGTCATTGGTGGTGAACTCAAATATTCCTCACTCAATGAGAGCTATTTTATAAGATTTTAAAAGACTGTCAGTCTTCTCACAAGCCCTGAAAATCTCTCTCATCCCTTCTTGTACCTTGCCACAAGGCAGTTTCACGTGACTTTCTAAAACATGGTTTCGGTCTTCTcgagcagagagaggcaggagTGCCTACAGCTGAATGCTTTCTCATTGGATGGTAACAGGGAAGGGATCAGAACTACAAAAACAATATGGCAGTGCCCTTGGTGGGATTAGAAAGGTAAATCTGCAAATGTAGCAGTATTACCTATGTTGCAGAGATGACAAATATTAAGATGAGCTTTTTAAGAGAAGGTGACCATGGAAGCAGATAATTCTTCTGCTGAGAAGACAGAAACTGAAGTTGAGaacagagcagctggagagcagtgTGGTGGGCAGCGCGCAGGTCTGCTGGTGAATGGAAAACAAGTTATCATAAGGGATCAGTCCAAGATATAAATCCTACTTTTGTTAGCTTTTTTTAAAGCTGGTTTACTCTTGGGGTGGAACCTGGCATTCCATGACAGCAACACCCCACTGAGTAAAGGGTATCCCTGGGACTAGGTGAAACAGggctattttaaatcaaatctCTGCTTTTTCACCAATAAAAACCACACATGCACACTCAATGTGATTTAACCATGTGAGTGGAAAGGattgtgtattttaaaaacccaaaactgcAGAGTATTTACTCATCCCTAGTAATGCATCTGCCAAGCATTATGTTGTCTTTTGACAGTTAGCATGGGATTTCCTCTTTATTGTTTTTTTCATCAGTTGTTTCTATAGAAATGCCATTTTTATCAGACTAGATGAAAATAACACACCTCTTCACCAAATACAGATATTTCTTGCTCAGTCTATATATTGTATCCCTATCATACTGGGTTTTCCTCTCCTCACTACAACATCCAAATGAAAACCAGTTAAAAGTGAGTCACTGTACAGCTGGGACTCCAGAGAACAGACTCCTCTGGAAATTGGAATGGGCAGTCAAGCAAATGTATTTCTCAAGTCAGGTTGTTCAGACACTGCTTCTGAAGTGTGTTGCAGGTGAAAATCCGTATTTCCACAGATGGGGAATGTGTTGTCAT
The Agelaius phoeniceus isolate bAgePho1 chromosome 6, bAgePho1.hap1, whole genome shotgun sequence DNA segment above includes these coding regions:
- the LOC129121919 gene encoding uncharacterized protein LOC129121919, which codes for MNAFLCAHTRCGVQVPVWTQENAGGAAPGRTSAGRIYGRGSAAGRPSRSGGRPEAAGSRDQSAGKRGRDEGVKGREERSVNSVELPASSWSPAARAEVTAAGRKRRPRRAAGPGSGAVPAQII